In a single window of the Zea mays cultivar B73 chromosome 5, Zm-B73-REFERENCE-NAM-5.0, whole genome shotgun sequence genome:
- the LOC100194025 gene encoding F-box family member — MPALYAYGDDGCLVSAPAELAGLFCRGAVQQRKRTLVAASAVAAAAAECVRAAKKQRQLPSLDALPDECLFEILRRVPGRRGAAACVSRRWLALLGSIRVSEFGQAAAAADTPSLPDLNEEFVMEEDKEEVPADRCVDRVLEGKEATDVRLAAMAVVAGSCGGLEKLSVRGSHPARGVTDQGLSAVARGSPNLSSLALWDVPLITDAGLVEIAAGCPLLERLDISRCPLITDKGLAAFAQGCPDLVSLTIEACSSVGDEGLRAIGRSCMKLQAVNIKNCPLVGDQGISSLVCSATASLAKIRLQGLNITDASLAVIGYYGKAITDLSLTRLATVGERGFWVMANAAGLQNLRCMSVTSCPGVTDLALASIAKFCPSLKKLYLRKCGHVSDAGLKAFTESAKVFENLQLEECNRVTLVGILAFLNCSQKFRALSLVKCMGIKDICSVPQLPFCRSLRFLTIKDCPGFTNASLAVVGMICPQLEQVDLSGLGEVTDNGLLPLIQSSESGLIKVDLSGCKNITDVAVSSLVKRHGKSLKKVSLEGCSKITDASLFTMSESCTELAELDLSNCMVSDYGVAMLASARHLKLRVLSLSGCSKVTQKSVPFLGNLGQSLEGLNLQFCNMIGNHNIASLEKKLWWCDILA; from the exons ATGCCTGCGCTCTACGCTTACGGAG ATGACGGGTGCCTCGTCTCGGCGCCGGCTGAGCTGGCCGGACTCTTCTGCCGCGGCGCCGTGCAGCAGCGGAAGCGCACGCTAGTGGCCGCGTCCGCTGTGGCCGCCGCGGCCGCGGAGTGCGTGAGGGCGGCCAAGAAGCAGAGGCAGCTTCCGTCGCTCGACGCGCTCCCGGACGAGTGCCTCTTCGAGATCCTGCGCCGCGTGCCCGGCCGTCGCGGCGCCGCTGCCTGCGTCTCCCGCCGCTGGCTCGCGCTCCTCGGCAGCATCCGGGTCTCCGAGTTCGGCCAGGCCGCCGCGGCGGCGGACACCCCGTCGCTGCCGGACCTGAACGAGGAGTTCGTCATGGAGGAGGATAAGGAGGAGGTCCCCGCGGATCGGTGCGTTGACAGGGTCCTCGAGGGCAAGGAGGCCACCGACGTCCGCCTGGCCGCCATGGCCGTCGTCGCCGGATCCTGTGGCGGGCTGGAGAAGCTCTCCGTCCGTGGAAGCCACCCGGCCCGTGGCGTCACAGACCAAGGACTCTCGGCGGTTGCACGCGGCAGCCCCAACCTCAGCTCGCTCGCGCTCTGGGACGTGCCTCTTATCACCGACGCTGGACTTGTGGAGATCGCCGCCGGGTGCCCCTTGCTGGAGCGTCTGGATATTTCTCGATGCCCCCTCATCACAGACAAGGGCCTCGCCGCTTTTGCGCAGGGGTGCCCCGACTTGGTGTCTCTGACCATCGAGGCATGCTCTAGTGTTGGCGATGAGGGCTTGAGGGCAATTGGCCGCAGCTGCATGAAACTGCAAGCTGTGAACATCAAGAACTGTCCTCTTGTTGGTGACCAAGGCATCTCCAGCCTGGTGTGCTCTGCCACTGCTTCGCTTGCTAAGATCCGGCTCCAGGGACTGAACATAACTGATGCTTCACTTGCTGTGATTGGATACTACGGGAAGGCCATCACTGACCTTTCACTTACTCGTCTTGCTACTGTTGGTGAGAGGGGTTTCTGGGTGATGGCTAATGCTGCTGGCCTGCAGAATCTCAGGTGCATGAGTGTTACCTCTTGCCCTGGAGTCACTGATCTTGCGCTCGCTTCTATTGCCAAGTTCTGCCCAAGCTTGAAGAAGCTTTACCTGAGGAAGTGCGGACATGTGTCGGATGCTGGCCTTAAGGCCTTCACAGAATCAGCAAAGGTGTTTGAGAACTTACAGCTTGAGGAATGCAACCGTGTTACTCTTGTTGGTATTCTTGCTTTCCTCAACTGCAGCCAGAAGTTCAGGGCTCTCTCTTTGGTGAAATGCATGGGGATCAAGGATATCTGCTCTGTGCCACAACTTCCTTTTTGCCGTTCACTTCGTTTCCTTACAATCAAGGACTGCCCAGGTTTCACCAATGCAAGCTTGGCCGTGGTAGGGATGATTTGCCCTCAGTTGGAGCAGGTTGACTTGAGTGGTCTTGGTGAGGTCACTGATAATGGGCTTCTTCCATTGATCCAGTCTTCTGAATCTGGTCTGATCAAGGTTGACTTGAGTGGTTGCAAGAACATCACAGATGTGGCTGTCTCCTCTCTGGTGAAGCGACATGGAAAATCTCTGAAGAAAGTCAGCCTTGAGGGTTGCAGCAAGATAACAGATGCTAGCCTCTTCACCATGTCTGAGAGCTGCACCGAGCTTGCCGAGCTTGATCTTTCAAACTGCATGGTTAGTGACTATGGTGTTGCCATGCTGGCATCTGCAAGGCACCTCAAGCTTCGTGTTCTCTCACTGTCTGGTTGCTCTAAGGTTACTCAGAAGAGTGTGCCGTTCTTGGGCAACCTTGGCCAGTCTCTAGAGGGCCTCAATCTTCAGTTCTGCAACATGATTGGCAACCACAACATCGCATCCCTGGAGAAAAAGCTCTGGTGGTGCGACATCCTTGCATAG